In Nocardioides cavernae, a single genomic region encodes these proteins:
- a CDS encoding short-chain fatty acid transporter — translation MSTLSETQEERGLARLAQRSAAWTERWFPDAYVFALAGVVLVSVAAMLNGSSPATVAETFGGGFWDLATFTLQMAMVVLTGYVVATSPPVARIIERIALYPTTPRGAVAFVALLSCLVSMVNWGLSLVFSGLLARAIARRPDLRTDYRALGAAAYLGLGAVWALGLSSSAAQLQATPASLPPELLEITGVLDFGATILTWQSLVMAAVLIALSVAVAWASAPQGDAIRSAEDMEVDLSDSVEPLAPQTRPGERLEYSRILPILIGLLTLGWLVQQLATLPFLTVISSLNGYLMVFLILGLVLHGTPRGFLNAVTKAVPTTAGVLVQFPLYAAMAAVLTRAEGRGGVTVSEHLADLFTNIGGGGAFAVVIAIYTALLGLLVPSGGGKWLVEAPYVMQSATDVGMNLGWTVQIYNAAEALPNLVNPFFMLPLLAVLGVRARDLVGFTFLQFIFHLPVVLLLLWLLGMTFEFVPPVMP, via the coding sequence ATGTCGACTCTCTCGGAGACCCAGGAAGAACGCGGCCTCGCCCGCCTCGCACAGCGCAGCGCCGCATGGACCGAGAGGTGGTTCCCCGACGCCTATGTCTTCGCCCTTGCCGGGGTCGTGCTCGTGTCGGTGGCCGCGATGCTCAACGGGTCGAGCCCGGCCACGGTGGCCGAGACCTTCGGCGGCGGCTTCTGGGACCTCGCCACCTTCACCCTGCAGATGGCGATGGTCGTGCTCACCGGCTACGTCGTCGCGACGTCCCCGCCGGTCGCCCGGATCATCGAGCGGATCGCGCTCTACCCCACGACGCCGCGCGGTGCCGTGGCGTTCGTGGCGCTGCTGTCGTGCCTGGTGTCGATGGTCAACTGGGGCCTCAGCCTGGTCTTCAGTGGCCTGCTCGCCCGGGCGATCGCCCGCCGGCCCGACCTGCGCACCGACTACCGCGCCCTCGGTGCAGCGGCGTACCTCGGGCTCGGCGCGGTGTGGGCGCTCGGTCTCTCGTCGTCCGCCGCCCAGCTGCAGGCCACCCCCGCGTCGCTGCCGCCCGAGCTGCTCGAGATCACCGGCGTGCTCGACTTCGGCGCGACGATCCTCACCTGGCAGTCGCTCGTGATGGCCGCCGTCCTCATCGCGCTCAGCGTGGCCGTCGCCTGGGCGTCGGCACCGCAGGGCGACGCGATCCGCTCGGCCGAGGACATGGAGGTCGACCTCTCCGACTCCGTCGAGCCGCTGGCTCCGCAGACGCGTCCCGGCGAGCGGCTGGAGTACTCCCGGATCCTGCCGATCCTCATCGGCCTGCTCACCCTCGGCTGGCTCGTCCAGCAGCTCGCGACGCTGCCGTTCCTCACGGTGATCAGCAGCCTCAACGGCTACCTGATGGTCTTCCTGATCCTCGGCCTCGTCCTCCACGGCACCCCGCGCGGCTTCCTCAACGCGGTCACCAAGGCGGTGCCCACCACGGCCGGCGTGCTGGTGCAGTTCCCGCTGTACGCCGCCATGGCCGCGGTGCTGACCCGTGCGGAGGGCCGCGGCGGGGTCACCGTCTCCGAGCACCTCGCCGACCTGTTCACCAACATCGGCGGCGGCGGGGCGTTCGCCGTCGTGATCGCGATCTACACCGCGCTGCTCGGCCTCCTCGTCCCCTCGGGGGGCGGCAAGTGGCTCGTCGAGGCGCCGTACGTCATGCAGTCGGCGACCGACGTCGGGATGAACCTCGGCTGGACCGTGCAGATCTACAACGCCGCCGAGGCGCTCCCCAACCTGGTCAACCCGTTCTTCATGCTCCCGCTGCTCGCGGTGCTCGGCGTGCGGGCGCGCGACCTCGTCGGCTTCACGTTCCTGCAGTTCATCTTCCACCTGCCGGTGGTGCTGCTCCTGCTGTGGCTGCTCGGGATGACCTTCGAGTTCGTGCCGCCGGTCATGCCCTGA
- a CDS encoding DUF2256 and DUF3253 domain-containing protein yields the protein MPPEPKTCQSCGRTIEWRKKWERDWDQVRYCSNACRNRGVSDVDRRLEETILDLLAQRARTSTICPSDAARAVGDEGSWRDLMEPARRAARRLVDRGEVDITQAGHVVDPSTAKGPIRIRRR from the coding sequence ATGCCCCCGGAGCCGAAGACCTGCCAGTCGTGCGGGCGCACCATCGAGTGGCGCAAGAAGTGGGAGCGCGACTGGGACCAGGTGCGCTACTGCTCGAACGCGTGCCGCAATCGGGGCGTGTCGGACGTCGACCGCAGGCTGGAGGAGACGATCCTCGACCTGCTCGCGCAGCGGGCGCGTACGTCGACGATCTGCCCGTCCGACGCGGCGCGCGCGGTCGGCGACGAGGGCTCCTGGCGTGACCTGATGGAGCCGGCCCGTCGCGCCGCCCGACGGCTGGTGGACCGCGGCGAGGTCGACATCACCCAGGCCGGGCACGTCGTCGACCCCTCGACCGCCAAGGGGCCGATCCGGATCCGGCGCCGCTGA
- a CDS encoding zinc-binding dehydrogenase, translating to MRALVQPRFGDPAEVLSVQEVPDPEPGPGQALVRVLLSPIHNHDLWTTRGSYGFKPDMPARAGTEAVGVVEALGEGVEGLQVGQRVATGGSFGAWAELIVAPAAGLIPVPDGMTDEAASQLVSMPFSAIALLDFLEVSEGDWIVQNAANGAVGRMVAQLAVARGVRVLGLVRRSAGVDELREQGIGDVVATDDDGWRERVREVVGDGKVVAGVDSVGGSAAGDVVSLLAEDGVLVVFGAMASPTLEIGSGEVIFKQVVIKGFWGSKVFPAMDREKRSALMGELVAGISSGVVTLPVEQVYPLEEISAAARASSEPGRRGKILLRP from the coding sequence ATGCGCGCACTCGTCCAGCCCAGGTTCGGCGACCCGGCCGAGGTCCTCTCGGTCCAGGAGGTGCCGGACCCCGAGCCCGGTCCGGGCCAGGCGCTCGTGCGGGTGCTGCTCTCCCCGATCCACAACCACGACCTCTGGACGACGCGCGGCAGCTACGGCTTCAAGCCCGACATGCCTGCACGCGCCGGGACCGAGGCCGTCGGTGTCGTCGAGGCGCTCGGCGAGGGCGTCGAGGGCCTCCAGGTCGGCCAGCGGGTCGCCACCGGCGGCAGCTTCGGTGCCTGGGCCGAACTGATCGTCGCCCCGGCGGCCGGGCTCATCCCGGTGCCGGACGGCATGACGGACGAGGCCGCCTCGCAGCTCGTATCGATGCCGTTCAGCGCCATCGCGCTGCTCGACTTCCTCGAGGTGTCCGAGGGCGACTGGATCGTCCAGAACGCCGCCAACGGCGCCGTGGGTCGCATGGTCGCCCAGCTGGCCGTGGCGCGTGGCGTCCGGGTCCTCGGGCTCGTACGCCGCTCCGCCGGCGTCGACGAGCTGCGCGAGCAGGGCATCGGTGACGTCGTCGCGACCGACGACGACGGCTGGCGCGAGCGCGTGCGCGAGGTCGTGGGTGACGGCAAGGTCGTCGCCGGCGTCGACTCGGTCGGCGGAAGCGCGGCCGGCGACGTCGTGTCGCTCCTGGCCGAGGACGGCGTGCTCGTCGTCTTCGGGGCGATGGCCTCCCCCACCCTCGAGATCGGATCGGGCGAGGTCATCTTCAAGCAGGTCGTCATCAAGGGCTTCTGGGGCAGCAAGGTCTTCCCGGCGATGGACCGCGAGAAGCGATCCGCGCTGATGGGCGAGCTGGTCGCCGGCATCTCCTCGGGCGTCGTCACGCTCCCCGTCGAGCAGGTCTACCCGCTCGAGGAGATCTCCGCCGCCGCTCGTGCGAGCTCCGAACCGGGTCGGCGCGGCAAGATCCTGCTGCGCCCGTGA
- a CDS encoding AMIN-like domain-containing (lipo)protein — MGRALGGTLAAAVLLLAACGTEAFPTSASDTGTSSRSPKASPGTPTETPSSAASPSASAESPSATPAADGPPFPESTDPQTAEPTGEWDLQLVDVRAGDHDGFDRVVLELSGTATPGWGVAWSDEAVAEGTGDVVPLAGDHVLTISASGTAMPEPGSFEVPARLGPAGAVAEVQVNGWFEGYTQVFAGVEGDERPFRVFTLTDPPRLVVDIAD; from the coding sequence ATGGGCCGAGCGCTGGGCGGGACACTCGCGGCTGCCGTGCTGCTGCTGGCGGCCTGCGGGACCGAGGCCTTCCCGACCTCGGCGAGCGACACGGGCACGTCGTCGCGCTCGCCCAAGGCGTCCCCCGGGACACCGACCGAGACACCGTCGTCGGCCGCGTCCCCGTCTGCGTCGGCGGAGTCGCCCTCCGCGACTCCCGCGGCCGACGGGCCGCCGTTCCCGGAGTCGACCGACCCGCAGACCGCCGAGCCGACGGGCGAGTGGGACCTGCAGCTCGTCGACGTACGCGCGGGGGACCACGACGGCTTCGACCGCGTCGTGCTCGAGCTCAGCGGCACCGCGACCCCGGGCTGGGGCGTCGCCTGGAGCGACGAGGCAGTCGCCGAGGGCACCGGCGACGTCGTGCCGCTCGCGGGCGACCACGTGCTGACCATCAGTGCGTCCGGCACCGCGATGCCCGAGCCCGGCTCCTTCGAGGTGCCCGCCCGCCTCGGGCCCGCCGGCGCCGTGGCCGAAGTGCAGGTCAACGGCTGGTTCGAGGGCTACACCCAGGTCTTCGCCGGCGTCGAGGGCGACGAGCGGCCGTTCCGGGTCTTCACGCTCACCGACCCGCCCCGCCTCGTCGTCGACATCGCCGACTGA
- a CDS encoding HNH endonuclease signature motif containing protein yields MIEALAGPQAGGVDDLTASDLLALARDRKAAEDRAAADLLVVAARWADLHPPESIHDAAAFAVPGCEHEEPIAGQGAPLVAEFCLAELGAVLGVSTTAAKKLVGHALELRHRLPRLWGQVQAGRVPAWRARSVAEVTIHTSPTLTVEAAAFVDAQVAAVAGRVGPAQLDRLVAETIKRFHLADVDPTQDPEDGYLHVDPRHATIHSDDVHYAGTMRLEAELDIADALDLDRALAHGAETLKALGSDASLGVRRSAALGDLARTQTALDLHTQGATGIRDADGLPAAREVVLHAHFDATLDGLTTVFGPTGRMEEGQRLVLLDQLRSWCGDSRTRVTIKPVIDLNADLSTPAYEVPDRIREQVILRDRTCVFPWCTRPARGCDIDHVDEYDHHADAEGRPQPGPTRTSNLAALCRFHHRLKTHTAWRYQMTEPGTFEWTSPHGHHYRRDRHGTTAVDQAEPPCPPDIPRPRRP; encoded by the coding sequence ATGATCGAGGCGCTGGCAGGACCGCAGGCGGGTGGGGTGGACGACCTCACGGCCTCCGATCTGCTTGCGCTTGCGCGGGACCGGAAGGCGGCCGAGGACCGGGCAGCCGCCGACCTCCTGGTCGTGGCTGCGCGGTGGGCCGATCTGCATCCGCCGGAGTCGATCCACGACGCGGCTGCGTTCGCGGTGCCCGGCTGTGAGCACGAGGAGCCGATCGCCGGTCAGGGTGCGCCGCTGGTCGCGGAGTTCTGCCTGGCCGAGCTCGGTGCGGTCCTCGGGGTCTCGACGACGGCGGCGAAGAAGCTGGTCGGCCACGCCCTCGAGCTGCGCCACCGGCTGCCGCGGCTGTGGGGTCAGGTCCAGGCCGGGCGGGTCCCCGCATGGCGAGCGCGTTCGGTCGCGGAGGTCACCATCCACACCAGCCCCACCCTGACCGTCGAGGCCGCCGCCTTCGTCGACGCCCAGGTCGCCGCCGTCGCCGGCCGTGTCGGACCGGCGCAGCTGGACCGGCTCGTCGCGGAGACGATCAAGCGGTTCCACCTCGCCGACGTCGACCCGACCCAGGATCCGGAGGACGGCTACCTCCACGTCGACCCCCGCCACGCCACCATCCACTCCGACGACGTCCACTACGCCGGGACCATGCGGCTCGAGGCCGAGCTCGACATCGCCGACGCCCTCGACCTCGACCGGGCACTCGCCCACGGCGCCGAGACCCTGAAGGCCCTCGGCTCCGATGCCTCGCTGGGCGTCCGCCGTTCCGCTGCCCTCGGCGACCTCGCCCGCACCCAGACCGCGCTCGACCTCCACACCCAAGGCGCCACCGGCATACGCGATGCCGACGGGCTGCCCGCCGCCCGCGAAGTCGTGCTGCACGCCCACTTCGACGCCACCCTCGACGGCCTGACCACCGTCTTCGGACCGACCGGGCGGATGGAGGAAGGCCAGCGCCTCGTCCTCCTCGACCAGCTCCGGTCGTGGTGCGGCGACTCCCGGACCAGGGTCACGATCAAGCCGGTGATCGACCTCAACGCCGACCTCTCAACACCGGCGTACGAGGTGCCTGACCGGATTCGCGAGCAGGTCATCCTCCGCGACCGCACCTGCGTGTTCCCGTGGTGCACCCGCCCGGCCCGGGGATGCGACATCGACCACGTCGACGAGTACGACCACCACGCCGACGCAGAAGGCCGACCACAGCCCGGACCTACCCGAACGTCGAACCTCGCCGCCCTTTGTAGGTTCCACCACCGGCTGAAGACCCACACCGCCTGGCGCTACCAGATGACTGAGCCCGGGACGTTCGAGTGGACCTCCCCGCACGGCCACCACTACCGCCGCGACCGCCACGGCACCACCGCGGTCGACCAAGCGGAGCCACCTTGCCCGCCCGACATCCCGCGACCACGCCGACCATGA
- a CDS encoding acyl-CoA dehydrogenase family protein, translated as MTDDHARAGARPVELGATTTEQQRELTALSEQATAAAGDVRAALDLARDVGGRLPHPGSGSTAFLWSALASVAAADLTVARVLEPHLDAHAILGQAGEEIGDGTWGVFAAEGPGEPLRATPSGSSYVLDGRKHWCSLGGDLDHALISAWVGQERQLFAVDLDHPDVTAVAGTWVARGLTAVDSGPLDLDGVDARAVGVPGWYLERPGFAWGAIGVAAVWFGGAVGVARRLVAASSTREPDQVALMHLGAVDARLHGARAVLQQAAAALDAGNLAGPAGWRAALRVREVVADACEDVLRRAAHALGPGPLATDEAHARRVADLELYLRQWHAERDQASLGRQVLDDPGSRW; from the coding sequence ATGACGGACGACCATGCAAGGGCCGGAGCCCGGCCCGTCGAGCTCGGAGCCACGACGACCGAGCAACAACGCGAGCTCACCGCGCTGTCCGAGCAGGCGACCGCGGCAGCGGGCGACGTACGTGCTGCACTGGACCTCGCCCGCGACGTCGGCGGCCGGCTTCCGCATCCCGGCAGCGGCAGCACCGCGTTCCTGTGGTCGGCCCTCGCCAGCGTCGCCGCGGCCGACCTGACCGTCGCGCGGGTGCTGGAGCCGCACCTCGACGCGCACGCCATCCTCGGGCAGGCGGGCGAGGAGATCGGCGACGGGACGTGGGGCGTGTTCGCCGCCGAGGGTCCGGGCGAGCCGTTGCGAGCGACGCCGAGCGGGTCGTCGTACGTCCTCGACGGGCGCAAGCACTGGTGCTCGCTGGGGGGCGACCTCGACCACGCGCTCATCAGCGCGTGGGTGGGCCAGGAGCGACAGCTCTTCGCCGTCGACCTCGACCACCCGGACGTGACGGCCGTGGCCGGGACGTGGGTGGCGCGCGGGCTCACCGCGGTCGACTCGGGTCCCCTCGACCTCGACGGGGTGGACGCGCGCGCCGTCGGGGTGCCCGGGTGGTACCTCGAACGACCGGGCTTCGCGTGGGGAGCGATCGGCGTGGCCGCCGTCTGGTTCGGCGGGGCGGTGGGTGTCGCGAGGCGCCTGGTGGCGGCGTCCAGCACGCGTGAGCCCGACCAAGTGGCGTTGATGCACCTCGGCGCCGTCGACGCGCGGCTGCACGGCGCCCGGGCCGTGCTGCAGCAGGCGGCCGCGGCCCTCGACGCCGGCAACCTCGCCGGACCGGCTGGCTGGCGGGCGGCGCTGCGCGTGCGCGAGGTGGTGGCCGATGCGTGCGAGGACGTCCTGCGGCGCGCCGCCCACGCACTGGGCCCCGGCCCCCTGGCCACCGACGAGGCTCACGCGCGCCGGGTGGCCGACCTCGAGCTCTACCTCCGCCAGTGGCACGCCGAGCGCGACCAGGCGTCCCTCGGGCGGCAGGTCCTCGACGACCCGGGGTCGCGCTGGTGA
- a CDS encoding bifunctional PIG-L family deacetylase/class I SAM-dependent methyltransferase, translating to MIAPRFRHDLPGTTASSWSDVLASVPTLELPGSRGRVVVVGAHPDDETLGAGGLLHTAARAGRSVEVMTATAGEGSHPHSPTHSPDRLAEARRAELRRATKVLAPDAHVTCLDLPDGAVAQHDEELVAALVEAIGTDGDDVLLCAPWRGDGHPDHEAVGRAAATAAHRTDALLWEYPVWWWHWGRPDDLAAAHVARLPLSMDARTAKRAAVAAHESQVRPLSAAPGDEVLLGPDLLAHFDRDQEVFLVGGPEADDESLDRVHRERPDPWDVDSSYERRKRAVSLASLPRERYPLALEVGCSVGALAVDLATRSDRLLAVDDSPAAVDLARRRTAGIDGLEVELARVPEEWPAARYDLVSVSEVGYFLSPRGLAELVRLCLTSLADDGHVLLCHWRHQPVGWPLAGPAVHDTFVDAFVAAGGRVLVEHQEPDFLLHVLGRST from the coding sequence GTGATCGCTCCCCGCTTCCGGCACGACCTCCCCGGTACGACGGCCTCGTCGTGGTCCGACGTCCTGGCGAGCGTGCCGACCCTCGAGCTGCCGGGGTCGCGCGGCCGCGTCGTCGTCGTGGGCGCGCACCCCGACGACGAGACGCTCGGGGCGGGCGGCCTGCTGCACACCGCCGCCCGCGCAGGTCGGAGCGTCGAGGTCATGACCGCGACGGCCGGCGAGGGCTCGCACCCGCACTCACCCACCCATTCCCCTGACCGGCTCGCGGAGGCGCGCCGGGCGGAGCTGCGGCGCGCCACCAAGGTGCTCGCCCCGGATGCGCACGTCACCTGCCTCGACCTGCCCGACGGCGCGGTGGCCCAGCACGACGAGGAGCTGGTGGCAGCGCTCGTCGAGGCCATCGGCACCGACGGTGACGACGTGCTCCTCTGCGCGCCGTGGCGCGGCGATGGCCACCCCGACCACGAGGCGGTGGGGCGGGCCGCCGCGACCGCCGCCCACCGCACCGATGCGCTCCTCTGGGAGTACCCCGTCTGGTGGTGGCACTGGGGTCGGCCGGACGACCTCGCGGCGGCCCACGTCGCGCGGCTGCCGTTGTCGATGGACGCCCGGACGGCGAAGCGGGCAGCCGTCGCCGCCCACGAGAGCCAGGTCCGGCCGCTCTCGGCCGCACCCGGTGACGAGGTGCTCCTCGGCCCCGACCTGCTCGCCCACTTCGACCGCGACCAGGAGGTCTTCCTGGTCGGCGGGCCCGAGGCCGACGACGAGTCCCTCGACCGGGTCCACCGCGAGCGACCCGACCCGTGGGACGTCGACTCCTCCTACGAGCGCCGCAAGCGCGCCGTGTCGCTCGCCAGCCTGCCGCGCGAGCGCTACCCGCTCGCGCTCGAGGTCGGCTGCTCGGTCGGTGCGCTGGCCGTCGACCTCGCGACCCGCTCCGACCGGCTGCTGGCAGTCGACGACAGCCCCGCGGCCGTCGACCTCGCCCGTCGGCGCACGGCCGGCATCGACGGGCTGGAGGTGGAGCTGGCCCGGGTGCCGGAGGAGTGGCCGGCGGCCCGCTACGACCTGGTGTCGGTGTCCGAGGTCGGCTACTTTCTCAGCCCCCGAGGGCTCGCGGAGCTGGTCCGGCTCTGCCTCACCTCGCTGGCCGACGACGGGCACGTGCTCCTGTGCCACTGGCGCCACCAGCCCGTCGGCTGGCCGCTCGCCGGGCCCGCGGTCCACGACACGTTCGTCGACGCCTTCGTCGCTGCCGGAGGTCGCGTGCTGGTCGAGCACCAGGAGCCCGACTTCCTTCTGCACGTGCTGGGACGGTCCACGTGA
- a CDS encoding glycosyltransferase — MTRPDAVAVVVPARDEEVLLPACLDAVAAAVDALRAAYADVPTQVVVVLDACRDGSAQVVRDRDGVVAVTAHAGCVGVARSEGVEAAAAWAAGVGSRSLWVASTDADSVVPRHWLTSHLGWAADGLGLVVGTVEPRPGDVSAGALSAWHQRHTTADGHDHVHGANLGFTLDAYRAVGGFPLLPTHEDVGLVTAMREAGVPTLATGAVPVVTSGRRTGRAPDGFAGYLDGLGA; from the coding sequence GTGACGCGTCCCGACGCCGTGGCCGTCGTCGTGCCGGCCCGCGACGAGGAGGTCCTGCTGCCCGCCTGCCTCGACGCGGTCGCGGCCGCCGTCGACGCGCTGCGTGCGGCGTACGCAGACGTCCCCACGCAGGTCGTTGTCGTCCTGGACGCGTGTCGCGACGGCTCCGCCCAGGTGGTGCGTGACCGCGACGGCGTCGTCGCGGTCACCGCCCACGCAGGTTGCGTCGGCGTCGCCCGCTCGGAGGGCGTCGAGGCTGCCGCGGCGTGGGCGGCCGGCGTCGGCAGCCGCTCCCTGTGGGTGGCGAGCACTGATGCCGACAGCGTCGTCCCGCGACACTGGCTGACCTCGCACCTCGGGTGGGCGGCCGACGGCCTCGGCCTCGTGGTCGGCACCGTCGAGCCGCGACCCGGTGACGTGTCCGCCGGAGCGCTGTCGGCTTGGCACCAGCGCCACACGACCGCGGACGGCCACGACCACGTGCACGGCGCCAACCTCGGCTTCACGCTGGACGCCTACCGGGCGGTCGGCGGGTTCCCGCTCCTGCCCACGCACGAGGACGTCGGGCTGGTGACGGCGATGCGCGAGGCCGGGGTGCCGACGCTGGCGACCGGAGCCGTGCCGGTCGTCACCTCGGGACGCCGGACCGGCCGTGCCCCGGACGGCTTCGCGGGCTACCTCGACGGTCTCGGCGCCTGA
- a CDS encoding putative quinol monooxygenase, whose amino-acid sequence MIFITAKFPIKPEHADDWPELSRAFTEATRAEDGCLWFEWSRSLEDPNEYVLVEAFRDGDAGGAHVGSDHFRAAQAELPQYLARTPDIVSTEVDQDGWNELGEMKVG is encoded by the coding sequence TTGATCTTCATCACCGCCAAGTTCCCGATCAAGCCCGAGCACGCCGACGACTGGCCCGAGCTGTCGCGGGCCTTCACCGAGGCCACCCGCGCCGAGGACGGCTGCCTGTGGTTCGAGTGGTCGCGCAGCCTGGAGGACCCGAACGAGTACGTCCTCGTCGAGGCCTTCCGCGACGGCGACGCTGGTGGCGCGCACGTCGGCTCCGACCACTTCAGGGCCGCGCAGGCCGAGCTCCCGCAGTACCTCGCCCGCACGCCCGACATCGTCAGCACCGAGGTCGACCAGGACGGCTGGAACGAGCTGGGAGAGATGAAGGTCGGCTGA